From Amycolatopsis sp. YIM 10, the proteins below share one genomic window:
- a CDS encoding pyridoxamine 5'-phosphate oxidase family protein: protein MTAEVLKNEQEPAGTSAFIFAQTAPGPAKPWSWAENLLESAPTYWLVTTSPDGVPHSRPLWGIWSRDNFWFSSQNRCGGFLDVNPRASVNLQVGEDVVMIEGSCSRVTGDDISVLAEGVGVKYDWKLSVSEGRVHTQFGQSAPVFRLIPDRVYGWAGIAGWESATRWDFPRA, encoded by the coding sequence ATGACTGCCGAGGTATTGAAGAACGAACAAGAGCCGGCCGGGACGTCGGCATTCATCTTCGCCCAGACCGCGCCGGGGCCGGCAAAACCATGGAGCTGGGCGGAGAACCTGCTCGAATCCGCGCCCACCTACTGGCTGGTCACCACCAGTCCGGACGGTGTCCCGCACAGCAGGCCCTTGTGGGGTATCTGGAGTCGGGACAATTTCTGGTTCTCGAGCCAGAACCGCTGCGGTGGATTCCTGGACGTCAACCCGCGGGCCTCGGTGAATTTGCAGGTCGGCGAAGACGTGGTGATGATCGAGGGCAGTTGTTCCCGGGTGACCGGTGATGACATCAGCGTGCTCGCCGAAGGCGTGGGGGTGAAGTACGACTGGAAGCTCTCGGTGAGCGAGGGTCGTGTTCATACCCAATTCGGCCAGAGTGCGCCGGTGTTCCGGCTGATTCCCGACCGGGTCTACGGGTGGGCCGGTATTGCCGGATGGGAGTCCGCGACCAGGTGGGACTTTCCGCGAGCTTGA